The Natrarchaeobius halalkaliphilus genomic sequence GGACAGGCCTCCTCACAGGCCGTGGTTCCGACGTACTCGTCGCCTTTGAATCCGTCCTGACGGGTCGGACACATCGTACACTTGCTCATCACACCGCGTGGCGCGCGACTGTCGACCCAGCGATCGCGCTCGTCGTACATGTGCTCGTTCTCCGCGCCCATCTGCTCTGCGTGTTCGCGAACCTCCTCGACGCTCGCATCGGGTTCGTCCCACTGGAAGTAGTTGACGCCGTAGGGACAGGCGACCTGACAGTACCGACAGCCGATGCAGACGTCGTAGTCCGTCAGAACGAGCCCGTCGTTCTCGCGGGTGTGGCGGGCCGTCGTGGGACAGACTTTCTCACACGGTGCGTCGGTACAGTGCTGACAGGGACGCACGAGTCGGTTGCGACTCGTATCCGCGCCACCCCGTGGCTCTTCGTAATCGAGGATGTACATCCAGTTGACACCCTGATCCAGGTCGTTCTCCTGGGAACAGGCGGTAACACAGGAGAGACAGCCGTCACAGCGCTCGAGATCGATCGCCATTCCCCACTGAATATCACCTTCACGGGAGGATTCGGTCACCGAGTCCGCGTCAGCGACGTTCGGTTCGGGGTCGCCGCCGTCGGCGGTACCCCAGGCCCCGAGTCCAACAGCGGCCGCGCCGGCACCCATCTTCTTCATCGCATCCCGGCGACTGTCCTCGCCGTCACCCTCGAACTTCGAGAGCATCCGGGACATGGTCCCCTCCTCGGCCGCCTTCATCTCTTCGAAGGCTTCCTCGGTCGGACGGTCGTCAACGCCGAACTCATCCATCACGTCGTCGTGATACATCTCGTGGAATTCGGCTTCGGATAGTTCGCCTTTGGTGACGCGCATCGCGTCTTTGGCCATCTCCAGTCCGAGATCGCTGTCGTACTCGGTGTCGTCCAGCATGGCCTCGAGTTCCGTCTCCCACTCCTTGCCGAGCGGATGGAACGATTCGTCGTCAGTGCTCATCGACTCAGAACACCCCCTGGGAATTTCATATCTCTCACAGAAGGGATACTCAGCGACAGATACTTGAATACGTTCATTTGTGATCCACTGGTCCGGACTCACAACTAGATCGGGTTGAAGTGTGGACTCGATTTCCACGACGTGAGAATTGCCACGAACATGTTCGATAATATAAATTGAACACTCGCTCCCAAAGCCGGTAAATGTCCGATCAAAGCGTCGAGCCGACGTCAGCTCGGTGCGAGCTGTTCTTCGAGCGAATCGTCATCCTCGAGTCCGGGAACGTCCTCGAGGAAGCGCTTGACGATCGCTTCCTCGGCCCGGTGGAGAGTCTCACTGCAGGTCGATTTTGCGATGTCGAGATGGTTGGCGAGTTCCGTAAGCGACGAGCGGCGGGGAGTATCGTAGTAGCCGACCTCGACGGCGGCGGCGACGACCTCGAGCTGTCGGTCCGAGAGGAGTTGGCCGTCGTGAAGTCGTTCGCTCACGCTCTCGATGCGGTACTGGAGCCCGAACTGCTCGAGCTGTCCGGCGAGTTCCGCGAGACGGTCTCGCGAGCCGGCCACCTCGAGCGTCGCTCGCCCGTCGCGAATCTCGACCGGAAGTTCGATCGGCATTCCCGACGCCCGCGAGGAGAATAAAAGCAGGGGAGCCGTCGTCTCGAAGTGGATCGTCGCTTCCTCGTCACTCCACTGAACGATCGACAGTTCCAGAATCTGTGAGTGATTCTCGATGTCGGTGACGATCTCTCGAACGGCGGGTCCAGCGATCCGGACGAGCGCGAAGCCGGTCTTGGCGTCCGGGACGGCAGCCAGCACTCGAAACGTCGCGTCCGGATATCGCGTAGAGATCTGTTGAACCCACACCTGCTCTGGCAGCGTGACCGTGAGTGTCGCCTGGGCCATGTGAATACCTTCTGTGCGAAATGACGACTCGTGTCCACGAATAGATTCCCGGGATTCCTACGAAGTGGGAATGCGACCGGGACGGCTCCGGCCGCTCCATCAGCCGTCGAAGCGCTCGAGCAGGACAGCAACCATCGGTGAATCGCCTCGAGATCAAGCCCCGGGGCAGTCTCCCTGTACTCCGTAAAACGGTACAGCGCTCTCGGGCAGCAAGAGCGACGTCCGACACGGGAGATCGTCTCGAGCGGGCGGCGATCGGCATTCGAACGGGGCAACGACGGTGTATCAACGGCCGAACGAACATGTTCGCAAGTGTTCTTTGAGGGAGGGAATCGTCGGAGAAGTTGATTAGATAGGTACCATTGTCCCAAACGAGGTGGAATACAATGACGATATCCACAGCAACTCGACGAACGTTCATGCAGGCGGCAGGCGCAACCGGTGCCGTCGCAGTCGCGGGCTGTCTCACCGGTGAACGCGTCGAAAACGATCCGGAGCCGGAAGCGAGCGACGCCGACGAGGGACTTCGACCGGCGGAGGCGGTCGACGTCGACCGCATCGGTGCGGATCCG encodes the following:
- a CDS encoding 4Fe-4S ferredoxin N-terminal domain-containing protein, whose product is MSTDDESFHPLGKEWETELEAMLDDTEYDSDLGLEMAKDAMRVTKGELSEAEFHEMYHDDVMDEFGVDDRPTEEAFEEMKAAEEGTMSRMLSKFEGDGEDSRRDAMKKMGAGAAAVGLGAWGTADGGDPEPNVADADSVTESSREGDIQWGMAIDLERCDGCLSCVTACSQENDLDQGVNWMYILDYEEPRGGADTSRNRLVRPCQHCTDAPCEKVCPTTARHTRENDGLVLTDYDVCIGCRYCQVACPYGVNYFQWDEPDASVEEVREHAEQMGAENEHMYDERDRWVDSRAPRGVMSKCTMCPTRQDGFKGDEYVGTTACEEACPPDAIQFGDMNDPDSDPQTYVDNPSRGRALVQVDSQGPSADALTEELEGADDDLESVLEAAEDLDEEMLRVILAIDTVSEEMGQGDAEYVAYEQNLLEVIDVLEAHGLDLESEEVLVELRLADEPDEDEEFDGASESDAQTALENFAGAPESNFRLLEDIGTNPNVVYLGNEPGPNAEQVDGPVAYDDVGLTDNRKEVVDEGTVGDAGVSL
- a CDS encoding helix-turn-helix domain-containing protein, which translates into the protein MAQATLTVTLPEQVWVQQISTRYPDATFRVLAAVPDAKTGFALVRIAGPAVREIVTDIENHSQILELSIVQWSDEEATIHFETTAPLLLFSSRASGMPIELPVEIRDGRATLEVAGSRDRLAELAGQLEQFGLQYRIESVSERLHDGQLLSDRQLEVVAAAVEVGYYDTPRRSSLTELANHLDIAKSTCSETLHRAEEAIVKRFLEDVPGLEDDDSLEEQLAPS